From the Lolium rigidum isolate FL_2022 chromosome 2, APGP_CSIRO_Lrig_0.1, whole genome shotgun sequence genome, one window contains:
- the LOC124686438 gene encoding GDSL esterase/lipase At5g03600-like — protein MKLRPAVLGLLLLLVLVLNPNGAEARPAPAGGHPQKKLSSYSFFVFGDDFADNGNLPLTDPVTQMSRQWAYPYGSSYVDADGNPRPNTPSGRFSNYQIQSDFIATILGLEEAPPAHALTAEKTCDPSGMTFAYAGAGVLDSSSTHNVPTLSKQVDTFRKMVKDGTITQQQLSRSVALVALSGNDYRGSSSTIGLSTPNDINAYIGKVTKEIAANVEQLQKLGVTKVVVNNLHPIGCTPLQTRTNNYTACDVFGNLGASVHNSNLKQTMEGKKNVHVADLYTSFSNIVDTAPGKGQELSKQFKRKLSPCCESFDSNGYCGQQGDSSELLYSVCDKSNKFFYWDDMHPTHAGWEAVMKQLEKPLREFVDQD, from the exons ATGAAGCTTCGTCCGGccgtcctcggcctcctccttctcctcgtcctTGTTCTAAACCCCAATGGCGCCGAGGCCCGGCCTGCCCCTGCCGGCGGCCATCCTCAAAAGAAGTTGTCGAGCTACAGCTTCTTCGTCTTTGGGGATGACTTCGCCGACAACGGGAACCTCCCTCTAACAGACCCCGTCACCCAGATGTCGCGGCAATGGGCCTACCCCTACGGCTCCTCCTACGTTGACGCCGACGGAAACCCGCGACCAAATACTCCGTCGGGACGCTTCTCCAACTACCAAATCCAATCAGATTTCATCG CAACGATCTTGGGGCTCGAGGAAGCACCTCCGGCGCATGCTCTGACGGCGGAGAAAACCTGCGACCCGTCCGGCATGACCTTCGCTTATGCTGGCGCTGGCGTCTTGGATAGCTCGTCGACGCACAATGTCCCCACCCTTTCCAAGCAGGTCGACACTTTCAGGAAGATGGTCAAGGATGGGACCATTACACAGCAGCAACTCAGTCGCTCCGTTGCCCTCGTCGCTCTATCCGGCAACGACTACCGCGGGAGCTCCAGCACCATTGGCCTAAGCACCCCCAACGAT ATCAATGCTTATATTGGGAAGGTGACGAAGGAGATTGCAGCCAACGTGGAGCAATTGCAGAAGCTAGGGGTGACAAAGGTTGTCGTCAACAACCTGCACCCCATCGGATGCACGCCATTGCAAACACGGACCAACAACTACACCGCGTGCGACGTCTTTGGAAATTTGGGTGCATCCGTCCATAACAGTAACCTCAAACAAACGATGGAGGGCAAGAAAAATGTCCATGTTGCCGACCTCTACACCTCCTTCAGTAATATTGTGGATACCGCCCCAG GGAAAGGCCAAGAGCTATCTAAACAATTCAAGCGCAAGCTTTCACCGTGCTGCGAAAGTTTTGATTCAAATGGTTACTGCGGGCAACAAGGCGATTCCTCGGAGCTTTTGTACAGTGTATGCGACAAGTCCAATAAATTTTTCTACTGGGATGACATGCACCCGACGCATGCAGGGTGGGAAGCGGTGATGAAGCAATTGGAAAAGCCCTTGAGAGA